The DNA window TCCCGCATTAAAATTCCAACTTCCGATCGATGATATTGTACTTATGATCATGCCGAAGTATTTAAAAAAGATAAGGAAGCCTAAATTGAAAACCAGGCTTATTAATAGAAAAATCTTCTTTTTCCGCCTGCCGGTGTCATCTCTTCCAAAGAGAGTTCCTATACAGTAATTAATCATTATGGAACCGCACATCAATAACACATAGACCGGTTCTCCCCATGCATAGAAAAACAGGCTTGCAGCAAGCATGACAATATTTTTCAAATTCTTTCCTGACAAATAATATAAAATTGCTATGACCGGCAAAAAAGCAAATGTAAAAAACAGACTGCTGAAAACCATACGCCCCTCCGCTATAACATTTCAGAAAGCTTATCCAGCCACAGCTGATAAAACTCTTTCTTAAAATGAATGCCATCTTCGGCAAACAAACCGGGGGTTTTCTCTGCCAATGACCCTATGTCAGCATAATTAACTGTTAAATTACCCGACAGTTCCTTCAAAAGCTCGTTATATTCCTCTATTCTTTCATAGCGGGGTTCTTGTTTTATCGCCTCCTGTGTTACGGGAGTTATAGATTGGATATATATTTTGCAATTGGGCAAATCCCCTTTTATCTTGTTAATCAGTTTTGTTAAATCCTTCCTGAACAATTCTTTAGGGTCATCCACAGGCATGAGCAGGTCGTCCGATCCTAGCATGATAAAGACGTTGTCCGGATTCTTTTCAACCAAGGCATCAACATCGTCATAGGTAAAGCCGGCAGTAGCTCCCGCCCCTGCTATTACCCATTCCTGAGGAAGGATTTCATTAACAGCAAAGCCCTCGGTAATGGAATCTCCGACGAAGACACTGTTTTTAAAATCAGCTGTAACATCTTTCTCGTCATTTATATCCACGCAGGCAGTCATACCAGTCACAAGAATACCTATCATGAAACTAATCATTATTTTTTTCATAAAATACCTCTTTCTTTATTTAATACACAGATATTACAGCAGCAAAATGCAGAACAAGTGCAGATAAGATAAAAATCAGATACTATTTTTATTTTAATTTTCCGCACAACAAAAGCCGTGAAGCATCCTTCACAGCTTTTTATGATAAAATATCAAAAATACAGACAGTGCTTTATGGTTGTTGTACCGGCAGTGAAAAGAAAAAACGGACGCCATCTTTCGTATTTTCCACACCATAAATTGAATGGTGAAGCTCAAGTATTTCCTTGGAAATGGAAAGTCCAAGACCTGTACCGGCTTTTGATGTCCTCTCCTCGACACGGTAGAATTGATTCCATATCTTTTTCGCATCCTCTTCTGATATAGGGTTACCTTGATTTTCTACGCTGATTTCGGCTGTCTGTTCATTGCATCTTACGGCAACTACGATTTCATGTCCATTTTTTGTATGCCTGATTGCATTACTCAGAAAATTAGTAACAACACGGCTGATTAGCCCTTTATGCCCAATTACCGTTTGGGAACAAAGTCTTAATGTTAGAGAAAGATTTTTCTCATGTATCTGCTCATCCAGCGAACTGCATACTTCGGCAATCACTTTATCTATTTCAAAAGGAGCCATTTCAGGCTTATAGGTGCCGGATTCAAACTTAGCCAGATCCAACATATTTACGACCAGCAAATCCATCCGCTGTATTTCGCCTTCCATCGCCTGAAAGTAATGTTCCTTTTTTTCGGCTGCAATTCCGTCTTTTAAAATAGATAGACAGCTTTTCATAACTGCAAGAGGAGTCTTCAGCTCATGAGATACTCCTGAAATAAATTCCTTCCGGGTATTTTCCAGTTGCTTCTCTTTATCGAGATCCTGTTTAAGCTGGTCAATATATGTTTCCATCTGACTCGACAGGTAATTGATATTTTGGGATAACTGGCCAATTTCATCCTCTGAACGAACCGGCAGCTTTTCTGAAAAATCCATGCTTGCTATTTTCCCTGTTATATGATTGATGGATAACAGAGGTTTCGCCAGCCACCTCATAAAAATAAATGCCAAAAATATAATAC is part of the Oxobacter pfennigii genome and encodes:
- a CDS encoding GDSL-type esterase/lipase family protein — its product is MKKIMISFMIGILVTGMTACVDINDEKDVTADFKNSVFVGDSITEGFAVNEILPQEWVIAGAGATAGFTYDDVDALVEKNPDNVFIMLGSDDLLMPVDDPKELFRKDLTKLINKIKGDLPNCKIYIQSITPVTQEAIKQEPRYERIEEYNELLKELSGNLTVNYADIGSLAEKTPGLFAEDGIHFKKEFYQLWLDKLSEML
- a CDS encoding sensor histidine kinase yields the protein MKKSIVFKWFVLTVLLFSAMFLFVGITQNYFFEKYYINRKTDALKIHMNEYLSLTAKKGTETASGELYKNNRIWIIKLDEYGRICDVENYYIEVKLENESQSDLRIPMYPFEGEFSSDTLSSLKVGDDVIIDTVNIADERIPYLIQTDLSGVVNLSIANKLHGPDADKAYSHLDTGLYKGTIMKTVFPEERTYIPFPYNERYFLEKVKEFQAALLANDAKLLEHTEELSATENFAEYKVIIEPVIENGAAGYIFAMTSLQPVDEAISVIRQFYPYYFGFTFLCIIFLAFIFMRWLAKPLLSINHITGKIASMDFSEKLPVRSEDEIGQLSQNINYLSSQMETYIDQLKQDLDKEKQLENTRKEFISGVSHELKTPLAVMKSCLSILKDGIAAEKKEHYFQAMEGEIQRMDLLVVNMLDLAKFESGTYKPEMAPFEIDKVIAEVCSSLDEQIHEKNLSLTLRLCSQTVIGHKGLISRVVTNFLSNAIRHTKNGHEIVVAVRCNEQTAEISVENQGNPISEEDAKKIWNQFYRVEERTSKAGTGLGLSISKEILELHHSIYGVENTKDGVRFFFSLPVQQP